One genomic segment of Helianthus annuus cultivar XRQ/B chromosome 14, HanXRQr2.0-SUNRISE, whole genome shotgun sequence includes these proteins:
- the LOC118486556 gene encoding wall-associated receptor kinase-like 9, with protein MGLLFLAKFIYEMHKLIKKTIAKRQKEKFFKHNGGLLLKQQEATKDGLVDKTILFTSKELETATDHFNENRILGRGGQGTVYKGMLADGRIVAVKKAKIVDESQLEVFINEVVILAQVNHRNVVQLLGCCLETEVPLLVS; from the coding sequence ATGGGATTGCTTTTCCTTGCAAAATTCATCTATGAAATGCACAAACTAATAAAGAAAACAATAGCCAAGAGACAGAAAGAAAAGTTTTTTAAACACAATGGAGGTCTACTTCTTAAACAACAAGAAGCAACTAAAGATGGTCTAGTTGATAAAACCATACTTTTCACCTCCAAGGAGTTGGAAACAGCTACCGACCATTTTAACGAGAATAGAATCCTTGGGCGAGGAGGTCAAGGTACGGTGTATAAAGGCATGCTGGCGGATGGAAGGATTGTAGCAGTTAAGAAAGCAAAGATTGTTGACGAAAGCCAGTTAGAGGTATTCATCAATGAGGTTGTGATTCTGGCACAAGTCAATCATAGGAATGTGGTTCAGCTATTGGGATGTTGCCTAGAGACTGAGGTTCCTCTACTTGTCTCTTAG
- the LOC110907406 gene encoding wall-associated receptor kinase-like 6 → MVKVNCAKSSAEYYPDDYAKKGCNVTCGNVSIPYPFGIGATCSVNKWYVIDCNSSIPYLSAFNNMEVLGVSLEEQTVTVNVPVISRCRSSAPNSNHIPSIDLGESPFVVSASHNILTVEGCGYAAILGYKGQLITGCSTICANNTTNESGFCFGLGCCQNTIPYSLKSYSVDLTGLKMLGEDGTCGSAFLGDEQWFPSQSILPYHHLKTRNTSSFPIALKWFLTENDFNESLNCWERQSNEFGVGLTLDDGSYIPLRKCNCGIGREGNPYLHYQCEGMQICILLAFSIKKFTHYTMWY, encoded by the exons ATGGTCAAAGTAAACTGTG CAAAATCATCAGCAGAATATTATCCTGATGATTATGCCAAGAAAGGATGCAACGTTACATGTGGGAACGTGTCGATTCCATACCCTTTTGGGATCGGAGCAACTTGTTCGGTCAACAAATGGTACGTTATTGATTGCAACTCCTCCATACCTTATCTCTCTGCATTCAACAACATGGAGGTGTTGGGTGTAAGCTTGGAAGAACAAACGGTCACTGTTAACGTCCCAGTAATCTCTCGTTGCCGGAGTTCGGCCCCGAATAGCAATCACATCCCAAGCATCGACCTTGGTGAGAGTCCCTTTGTTGTTTCTGCATCACATAACATACTCACTGTTGAGGGGTGTGGTTATGCTGCTATCTTGGGTTATAAGGGACAACTGATCACTGGATGTTCAACTATTTGCGCTAATAACACTACCAATGAAAGTGGTTTTTGTTTTGGGCTTGGTTGTTGCCAAAATACGATTCCCTACAGTTTAAAGTCATACAGTGTGGATCTTACTGGCTTGAAAATGCTGGGTGAAGATGGAACTTGTGGGTCTGCCTTCTTGGGTGACGAACAATGGTTCCCATCACAGTCTATCCTTCCGTACCACCATCTCAAGACGAGGAATACCTCTTCTTTTCCAATAGCACTTAAATGGTTCCTAACAGAAAACGATTTCAATGAAAGTTTAAATTGTTGGGAACGACAGAGTAATGAGTTTGGTGTTGGACTGACTTTGGATGATGGTAGTTACATTCCTCTAAGAAAGTGCAACTGTGGTATCGGGCGAGAAGGAAACCCCTACTTGCACTATCAGTGCGAAGGTATGCAAATTTGTATTCTTTTGGCCTTTAGTATCAAGAAATTTACCCATTATACTATGTGGTATTAG
- the LOC110905916 gene encoding wall-associated receptor kinase-like 1, translating to MRLQIAAEVAGAVSYLHSETPIPIYHRDIKTTNVLLDEKYRAKVSDFGTSRLVSLDQTHLTTLVKGTFGYFDPEYFQSSQFTEKSDVYSFGVVLLELFTREKPISLTRFGEHRNLATYFIFSMDEGRAMSIFDPVVVNEDSKGLVLEIANLAMRCLNSNGKHRPTMKEVAMELEGMRMSHVPATVQTSFGHANHNEDRPIFTYDESTPTTLSLNDSINE from the coding sequence ATGAGATTGCAAATTGCTGCTGAAGTTGCAGGAGCAGTTTCTTATTTACATTCAGAGACTCCCATTCCAATATACCACAGGGACATCAAGACCACAAATGTACTTTTGGATGAAAAGTACAGAGCCAAGGTTTCAGATTTTGGAACATCAAGGTTGGTGTCATTAGATCAAACTCACTTAACTACCTTAGTCAAAGGGACATTTGGTTACTTTGATCCAGAGTACTTCCAGTCGAGTCAGTTCACCGAGAAAAGTGACGTGTATAGTTTTGGAGTTGTTTTGCTCGAACTTTTTACAAGAGAGAAGCCAATTTCTTTAACAAGATTTGGTGAACACAGAAATTTAGCTACATACTTCATATTCTCCATGGATGAAGGCCGTGCTATGTCTATATTTGACCCAGTGGTTGTAAACGAGGATTCGAAGGGCCTGGTCTTGGAAATAGCCAACTTGGCAATGCGCTGTTTGAATTCCAACGGGAAACATAGGCCGACAATGAAAGAGGTAGCCATGGAGTTAGAAGGCATGCGAATGTCGCATGTGCCTGCTACAGTTCAAACTAGTTTTGGACACGCTAATCATAATGAAGATAGACCGATATTTACATATGACGAGTCAACACCTACAACACTGAGTTTGAATGACAGCATCAATGAGTAA